A genomic window from Candidatus Pelagisphaera phototrophica includes:
- a CDS encoding VPDSG-CTERM sorting domain-containing protein, with protein MKNFFKPSKLFLVLALLPDSASAVLIFNIDTFTTDQLTISIPAGSATLDATGTPPPARDGSSDFYLIDPNGLNSDWVVGNGSGTGSGEIDGKAINHFHSLNNVDIDGTSHDVLVFLTDEILSAGNTVTSAISITWSGSNAFDPSAISSLLLTWGYDGISESYPYGDPQGTTSTSAVPDTGSTAALLGVSVVALAFARRRLG; from the coding sequence ATGAAGAATTTCTTTAAGCCTAGTAAACTATTTCTCGTTTTGGCACTGCTACCTGATTCTGCATCGGCAGTTCTGATTTTTAATATCGATACTTTCACTACTGATCAATTGACCATCAGTATTCCTGCAGGGTCCGCGACCCTTGATGCAACAGGGACGCCTCCACCCGCACGGGATGGATCCAGTGATTTTTACCTAATTGATCCTAATGGACTTAACTCCGACTGGGTAGTTGGCAATGGCAGCGGTACGGGCAGCGGAGAAATTGATGGAAAAGCCATCAATCATTTCCATTCTTTAAACAACGTGGATATCGATGGTACCTCTCATGACGTTTTAGTTTTTTTAACTGACGAAATTCTTTCAGCTGGAAATACTGTTACTTCTGCGATCTCAATTACATGGTCAGGAAGCAATGCATTTGACCCATCAGCGATTTCTTCGTTGTTGCTAACCTGGGGATATGACGGAATCAGTGAATCCTATCCTTATGGCGATCCTCAGGGTACGACATCGACATCAGCGGTCCCAGACACAGGTTCCACAGCAGCTCTTCTGGGAGTGAGTGTTGTGGCTCTCGCCTTTGCTAGACGGAGGCTGGGATAA